The following nucleotide sequence is from Candidatus Bathyarchaeota archaeon.
GCTGCGACTATGGTATCTTCATGTTGTCAAGGTATCGCGATGAGAGGAGAATCGGACACTCCAAGGAAGAAGCAGTCATGGAGACTGTTAGGTGGGTTGGAGAGGCAATAACTGGTAGCGCCGGAACCACCATGGTCGGTTTCGGCTCCCTCGCGGTCGTACCATTCAGCCTATTCCAAACAATGGGATTATGCGTAATGATTGGAATCGGCTGCGCCTTGCTCGCTGCATTAACTCTTATCCCATCGCTTCTAGCACTTTTTGGAGACCGGCTTTTTTGGCCAAGAAAATTGCAAAAACCTCAAAGTAGTGGCGATAGAAAAGAAAGCGGCTATTTTGTAAGGTCTACCAAGTTTACTTTGAAGCATGCAAAGCTTATCCTCATCATTGCTATGCTTGCTACTCTGCCAGCCGTATATGTAATGGCGATTTCGCCATCAAGCTATGATTCCATCGTAATAATGCCCCAATGTGAAGCCAAGGATGGATACTATGCTCTAACCACCGGTTTTCCAAGAGGACAAATCCTCCAAACCCAGGTATACATTCAATTCGACACAAAGATTTGCTGGTGGCGCAACACTAGAGATGGAACAGGCACGAATTTCAACTACAAGCTTCTCGAGGCAGTTGACACACTAACCCACCGGTTGCTGGCAGTTGAGGGAGTGGCAAACGTCTCCAGTCCGACCATGCCATACGGAAAGCACGTCACATGGTGGAAGCTTGGAGATAATGCCCGTAATCCAATGAAACCCATAGAAACACGCAAATCCTACGAGCAAATGGTGCTCAGTTACATAAGCCACAATAACCAAACCGCCATGCTTCAAATAACGCTGAGCTACGAGCCATATAGCCTTGAAGCTATGAACACAGTGAGACAAATCCGTAATTTGATAAACAAACTCCAGGGAGAAGTTGTAGCTTTAAGGAATACTAAAATCTATATCGGCGGGGCAACTCAAGCCAACATGGATCTTATGGATTGCGTGAACACGAATTTCGTATACGTAGTTGCTGTTCTAATGGCTGGGATCTTCCTCATTCTGCTCTTCATGTTAGGTTCAGTCCTACTCCCGATAAGGCTGATCTTCACTATTATTCTCAGCTTCATCTGGACAATGGCACTTACTACAATAGTGGTCCAAGCTTGGCTTAACATTCCAATTTACTGGTTTATCCCAGTTATGTTGTTCACGGTAGTAAATGGCTTGGGGATGGATTATGACATCTTCCTCGTCTCTAGGATCCGCGAGGAGGTTGTGAAGGGAAGGAACGATGAAAAGGCGATTGAGGTTGGAGTTGAGCGAACTGGTGGAATCATCACTGCCTGTGGCTTAGTAATGGCTGGAGCGCTCGGGTCATTCATTTTTTCAGGCTTTCCAATACTTATAGAAATAGGATTCGCAATCGCGGTGGCAATCCTCCTAGACACATGGCTTGTCCGAATATACCTTGTTCCAGCGATTATGCTTCTAATGAAGAAGTGGAACTGGTGGGCTCCAGGACCGTTAATGCGAGTCAAAGGGCAATCTCGAAGGGAGGTTAGATAAATACGCTAAAATTACCCATTGCAAAAATAGCGCTTGTTTCAGGTCTTGTTATTCTGCTGACCAGTCTCGCTCTAGTTGTTTATGGTCTTCACGGTATCTCGACATCGCATCAAACGACGAAAGCAAAGACGAGGACTCTATACGATAATATACTAACCGTAAATGGCGGAGATTACGAAGTTAAGTCATTCAGCATCTCCGCTAATCGAACTGTCAAAGGAGACTTTACAACAGAAAAGGAGTTAGCAAACTTCTACGTATTAAACAGCACCAGCTACAACCAGTGGAAAGGAACAGGAGAACTAAGGGCTTACATCATCCACAAAAAGAATCCCCGCAACTATTCCTTCTCATTCAAAACGAATTATACAGACACGTATTACTTCATCTTCGATAATCGACGCCTCCAAAACGATAAAGATGTTACGTTTAGGCTACTCATACAATGGACAGAAATAGAGACTCAGTACCACCCAAATTATAACTACGTCCTTATTTATATCGGAATCACCCTAACGACTGCAGGCGGAGTTTTGGTCGGAGCGAGTTTAGTCTTGAACCTTAAGATTGAAGTAAAGCCGTGAATTTCTTCTAGCATACTGGATGAGGTTGAGCTCACAATAAGCTTAACGGAGAAGTTGAAAGCGCCAATAGACTTGGTCAATGTTGTTGCATGAGAGTCAGCGGATTTAGGCCCCATATATAGAGTCCTCAAAGAGGGAAAGCTTGTATACTGTGAGGATGAAGGCTTTAAGGGGAATTGGGAAAGAAAGATGCTCCTAACAATCCTTGACGGCGACGACCTCAACCGACTACTTAATGCTCGCTGGCTTCATTATTCAGTTTAACATCATACGCCTACAATGAGAACTGTATCATAAGGCTCATTACAAAGGAAAAGGGCTAAACAAACAATCAAATGAGTACGAGGAATAGAAAAATTATAGCGGATGCATAGGATGCGGAAAGAGTTGAAAAACTGAAAAAATAACTGATTAAAATAAACTGAAGATATCTATGTCGAAGAGGTTTTTCAGGATACGCCAATCCTCGATCGCATGGAGTATTCAGGCTTTGCCAACTAGGGCTAACGCCTTTTCAGGCTGAGCCTCAATGTTTATGGCTTTTATGCCTTCATTTTCAGCTACTTGAATGAGCCTTTGATCTGCACTTAGGAGAAGGTCGCATTTCACTTCTCTGGATGTAGATATTTGAAGTGCATCAGCCTGGTATATGTGATGTTTAATTACTAGCATCCAAGATTCAACAATAGATTTCATAGTCATGGGAAGTATTTGCAGTGAACCCAATCGAACCATCTTGGTTGACTCTGAAATAAAATCTAGTAAAGCCGTTTTAAGCGCGTCATTTGTGAGAAAACCTTTTGAGGCGTACCTATCAAAGACACCAAACGTTTCGCCAATGTTCCAGATGGAGAACGTGAACCTTAACTCACCTGATTCAGCTTTGGCGTAGACAACATCAACAACCTGTGAACCTTTCTCTTCAATATACCTCTTCACGATGCTGCTTGTGTCTAGATAAACGAGTTTGGCGTTCATCCCTCATCCCTCTAACCTCTTCGCCAGCTAATGTTCCCAATCTAGGTCTTCTCTCTTGAACCTCTCTAATGGATGGATATACATCGGTCTCAAGTCCAATGGCTTTAGAAAAACTCCTTAACAACCCGACAGCGTTGAAACATTTAATAGCTTCCTCGACAGCCAAACTTGTCATCCGCAGGCTTCCATATCTTGAAGATACAAATTTTTTAAATTCCTCCCACGTCGCCTCATTAATAAGAATAGTTGTTTTAACATTCATATGGTTCGCCATCATTAAGATAAACCATCTAGAATATTAACCTTACTAGAATTTAAAGCAGAACAAGAGAGCTTTAAAATCTTCCAACAATTAATTACTGAGGAAACAAAAAACAAAAGATGGGTTTCTAGTGAAGAGAATTCCCTAAAAGGATGGCCTAAAAGGATGGATAGCGTCTAAGCCGGCGATATATTTTAAGTCTTGAAGAAAAGAGATAGGCTACCTGAGTTCGAGGTGCCTGGAAATGTTCAACAAAGATGAGTTGGATAATTTCTTTAATGCCAAGTCTGTGGCTGTAATAGGCGCCTCAGAGACACCGGGTAAGATAGGCTATGAAGTTTTGCGAAGTCTTTCCCAATACGGCTATAAGGGACGCGTCTATCCCGTAACTCCAAAGTCAAAGGAGATTCTTGGCGTAAAATGTTATCCAAGCGTTCAAAGCTTGCCAGAAACCGTGGATTTGGCTGTTTTCACGTTGTCTTCAGTGCTAGTTCCAGGGCTGTTACAGGAGTGCGGTGAGAAGGGTGTAAAGAATGTCGTAATCGTGTCCGGAGGCTTTCAGGAACTTGGTGGGCAGTATCAGGAGATCCAGACAAAAGTGGTTGAGATCGCAAAAAAGTATGGAATTCGTATAATAGGTCCGAATTGTATAGGCGTATTCAATTCAAAAAATAGGTTGGATACCTTTTTCCAATCGCATGAAAGAATGACACGACCTCCACTTGGACCCATAGCCTTTCTTACTCAAAGTGGCACGTTTGGATGTACAATGCTTGAATGGGCTGCTGAAAGCGGTGTGGGCATAAGTAAATTTGTAAGTTACGGCAATCGCTGCGACGTCGATGAGGCGGATTTAATCCGGTATCTTGGAGCTGATACCGATACCAAAGTCATCGCAATTTATCTTGAAAGCATTCAGAATGGACGAAAATTTATGGCGGCTGTTCAGGAAGTACTGCCCCATAAACCGATAGTAGTTTTGAAAGCAGGTAAGACTGATTGGGGCTCCCGGGCAGCCCGGTCGCATACTGGTCAGTTAGCAGGCTCATATCAAGTGTGCGAAGCCGCCTTCAAGCAATCTGGACTTATTGAAGCCAAGAATTTCGAGGAACTATTTGACATGGCGAAGGCATTGGCTTTACAGCCTCCCGCAGCTGGTAATAGGATCGCGATGGTAACGAATGGGGCAGGACCATGTGTTATGGCGGCTGATGCCTGTGTTGAACGAGGACTCGTTCTAGCTAAATATCAAAGTGAAACCATTAGGAAATTAAAATCGGTTTTCCCTCCTTACTATGTCGTTGAAAATCCCGTCGACCTAACTGGAAGCGCTACCTCACAAGACTATGAAGTTGCAATTCAACACCTTGCACAAGATCAAAAAGTTGACCTAATTATGCCGTTTTTCGTGTTTCAAGACACGCCTTTAGATGAAAAAATCGTTGAAGTCATCCCGAAGATGACGCAATATGGCAAACCGATAGTTTGTTGCGCATCCGGCGGACAATATACAAAAGCTCAAGCTGGAATTTTAGAGAGAAGAGGTATACCTGTCTTTCCTATTCCAGAAAGAGCTGTTGCAGCGGCTTACGCACTGGTACGCTACGGGACCATTATTAGAAGATGTTAAATACAAATTCTTCATGCGCAGAATACTTTTGACATACCTACGAACAAAACAATTATATTCATAAAATGTTCCAATACAATTGGTTACCTGGAGAAAACTGCATAATGAAAGTTTGCCCATATGATGCTGAATTTTGTCGATTCTTTGTTAAGGGCTCTGGTGAATGTTTACTTCCAGAACCCTGTGACGGTTTTATTGGCTATCAAAAACGAAGAGAAGGAGACCTTAAAATCCTTTAGGGACTTTTCAACCAAGCCAAAAATTAGAAACAGAAATCCTAACAAAACCGATAAACATTTCATTCTTCTGGGAGGAAACATTGATGTGCGAATTCTCAGTATACCTCAAAGCTGGTATAAGGGAAGAGAAAATTGCTGAAGATATAACTAGTGTTAAACTTGAAGATGGAGTACTTGTTTTGCGTGATGTGCTGGGAACGACAAAGAATGTTAATAATGCCATAATCGGCGACTTAAACGTGGATAAGGAGGTTATGCACCTACGACAGTTACCAGTTCTATCGCAACTAATGAATTTTATTCGCATTTATGAAAGATGCCTTACAGAAGAAAGATATGTGGAAGAACTCGAAACAGCTTGGGATGAGGTTAAGGCTAAGGGTGACTCGGTTATTCGTGGACTCTGGATAAAATATGTAAAGAGGTGAATGCGGCTTTGGCTTTCAATATAGCTGTGTCAGGCAAGGGTGGAACAGGAAAAACCACAATTGCGGGGCTTATAATACGCCTATTAAGCGAGAGAACAAATAAGACGATTCTCGCCATCGACGCCGATCCCAATGCCAATCTAAACGAAGTTCTAGGAGTTTCTGTTAACAAAGCCGTAGGCGATATTAGAGAAGACCTCTTAAAAATTAAGGACCAACTATCTCCAGGAATGTCCAAAGAAGAATACCTCAATTATACTATTCAACAAGCCTTGACAGAAGCGAAGCATTTCGATCTTCTTGTTATGGGACGTCCTGAAGGTCCTGGCTGTTACTGTTATGTTAATAGCATCCTTCGGAAGATTGTGGATAGACTGTCGGATAAGTATGATATTGTCGTAATGGATGCTGAAGCCGGATTAGAACATTTTAGTCGCCGAACAACCAAGGATGTCGACGTTCTTTTAATTACAACCGATCCCACAAGCCGGGGGATTATGACGGCGAAAAGAGTGAAGAAGTTGATACAAGAGTTGCACACAAAAGTGAGATACATGTATGTAATTGCCAATCGGACCCCCCCGTCACTTGCTCCTGTGTTAGAAAAGGAAATCGAAGAAGCAGGGCTTGAGTTGATTGGGACGGTTCCTGAGGATCCCAAAGTGTTGGAATACGACTTTCAGGGAAAACCCTTAGTTGAGCTACCTGAGAGTTCTGAGGCTTTGCGGGCAGTGGCTCAGATTTTGCAAAAACTTCCACTCCCCTTCCAAATTTGATCTATATTTAAATTGGAGTTGTATTGTAGTGTTTTCTACTTTGGCGGCGCTTTCATCGGCTGTAGAACTTTTACGCAAGAATAGGTAGATCGTGTTTGAATGAGGCTGATTGAACAAACGTAGGCTCATAACGCTTTTTTTGGAAGCGAAATTAAAAAGATTCCAGCCTCGCAGAAGAAAATGAAAGTTCTGGATTATTTTCGCCAAATGAATTCACTGGCAACGTAAAGAAGGATGCCAGCAACGAGAAATGCCAAGGTTCCGCCAAGGATTTGAAACTCATACGCTAACAGTTCAGTTTCTGGAGGGGGTATAAAAGCAAAGCCTATGGAAATTAAAGTTACTAGGAAGCCAAGGGCTGAAATAGCTAAAACCCCGGCTAAACCGCCTGGAATTCTAACCTTTCTCGGCATTTCGGGTCGTTTCCATCTAAGCAAAACAACATCAACAAACATAAACAAGTAGGGAATAAAGTAAAGGATCGCGCATAATGAGAAAAGTGTCCAATAAAATGTTGTCACAGCTTCCTTGGGGTAGAAATATCCAAACGATAAAAGTACAGTTGCAATTATCGCTTGCACAAGTAACGCGAAGTCTGGAGTTTTAAATTTTTCATTAACATGACCAAAAATACTTGGCAACCGTTTATCCAGCCCTGTACAGAACAAAATTCGAACTGGACCTAGGATCCAAGTTGACAAAGTGCCGAGGCTTATTAAAACAATAAGAAAGCCGATAAAATAAATCGCTGTTTCAGCACCATACAATCGAAGAACATAACGAATAGCATCAATCATCCCTGTTAGAATATTGATTTCACTGTAGGGGATTACTACAAGTATGGCGAGGGTTCCAACGATGTATATAAGGGCAGAGATAATTGCAGTTAAGAAAATGGCTCTGGGAACATCCTTCCGGGGATTTTTGCATTCATCCCCAAGACTACTCAAAATTTCAAATCCCGCAAAAGCGAAAGCAAATGAAAATAATGGAGCTTGCGGTGCCCAAACCATATTAATAGTTGGAACCCAATTTGAAATAGCAAAGTCATTGGCAATGCCATGGAAGATTGCATAACTGAAACATAAACCTAGAACTATTGCACCCAATGCTACTTTGCATAATCCCCCAATGTTAGGAATCCATTTTCCAACCTTTAACCCTATGATGCCAGCTATCGAAATCAACCAAAAGACCGCAATAGCTACTGTTGTGATAACAGGCATGTCTTGAACTAATTCACGTGCATAAAAGGCGAAAAGTATTGTGACTAAAGCTATCACTGTCATGGGGAAGTAGAAAAAGTTGTTAACCCAATAGAACCATCCACACATGAAACCTGCAAAATTACCCATGGCCTCTTTCGTCCAGAGATAGATTCCGCCTTCTCCTGGTAGTGCGGTCCCAAGTTCAGCTGCCACGTATGCATGGGGTATAAAGAACGTTATAGCCGCTATAAGCCATAGAGTTAGCGATGGAACGCCAATCGCTGCAGCTGAGGCTAGCCATCCTATGCTGACAATGGCGGCTACATAGAATAATGTTGCATCAAAAACATTCATTACGCGTGGTAAAACGGCTTTTTCACCTGTAGCGGAAACAGCATTTTTTCCTTCGATATCCATTCGTTGTAAGCTCCAGCAATGAATTTTCTAAAAATGTTCTTCATCTAGTTTAAAAGTGGTCAATTGTAGAATGATTATAACTTAAAAAACTTTTTATTGATGGGATTTTTATTCGATTTGCTTAATTATTAGGATGTAAGTCTCTTTAAACATTTAAAGTAAACAACTACGTTTTCGATAAGCTTTAAACGTGGTTAACTTGATCTCAATGTCATTCGAAGCTTCAAATCGTTCCAGCAGTGGTGGTTAACATACCTAGGTGTGTTAATGCGGTTTTTCTGCGACATTTTTCGCATATCTCAAGGAGTTCTGGCGAAACTCTGTGTATGCTTTCCTTATTTTTTAGACTCAGCATTAGGTCTTCACTTGCAAAAAATCGGCCGCAGATTTTGCACTTGGTTAGATTTCCTATCCTATCGATTTTGTCTATCTTTGCGACAAGTCGCCGCAGATCAAGTATGTTTATTATTTTGATGGCCTTTTCTGGACAGATTTCTTCACATTTTTTGCAGACGGAACAGAAGCTGTGATAATGCTTTACTATATGTTTCTCTCGGCCTTCTTCAAGAATAATTGCGCCTTCAGGGCAAACGTTGACGCAACTGCCACAGACGGTACATTTTTTCTCATCAATTATAGGTTCGCCGAAAATTTGGTATTCAAGCTCTGGAACAATAAGGCTTGGCTCTTTGGACGTTATCTTAGAAATTGTTGACAAGATTTCGATTAAGGCTTCTCTCTTCTCAGTGATAGTGATAGCCCGAATTCCACGTAGGGGGTTTGGACCGAGTTCTCGAACTTGATTTGAAAAGTCGGTTACTAATCTTACGAATTCCGGCGCCATTGCAGCGGAGACGAAAATCATCTCAAGTCTCTTTTCACTTAATCCAAGATCTTCTAGAATTTTCTTTAGTAATAGAACTCTTTTTTCTGACCGTAGGTTGCCATCAACGTAATGACACTGCCCCTTAAGGCAACCTGCTACTATAACTCCGTCTGCACCCCGCTGAAAGGCATGAAGCACATGCATTGGACCTACTCTGCCGGAACAAGGTACTCTGACTATTCGGACATTAGTCGGATAGTCTAATTTGCTGGTGCCGGCTAGATCTGCTGCACCATATGAACACCACCAACAACAGAATGCAACTATAACTGGTTCAAACGTTTCTGACTTTTCTGACATGTTTATCACTCCGCTAGGATTCCATCAATTGCTGCGTAAAGTTGCTGGTCTTTGAAGTGGCGAAGTTGTAAGGCTCCAACTGGACATTCTTCGACGCAGGTTCCACAGCCCTTGCAGACAACTTCGATTATGTAGGGAATACCGTTTTCCTGTATTTTTATCGCTTTATAGGGGCAGATGGCTTCGCATCTTTTGCATTTCACGCATAACGCTTCGTCTACCACGGAGCGGGCGAGATCGATTTCAACTTCCCTTTTCATCATTGGAATGGCAGCTCTGGAGGCGGCAGCCATTGCTTGAGTCACTGTTTCGGAGATATCTTTAGGTCCTACACAGGTCCCGCAGAGATAGATGCCGTCTAGCTTAGTGTCGATCGGTGCTAGCTTAATATGTGCTTCTGAAAGGAAACCGTCTGGACCTAAACTTAGGTTAAGGGTCTTGACAAGCTCATCTATTCCTTGGCTGGGCGTTATGCCGCATGTCAATACTAGCAGTTCAGCGTCAAGTATGGTTTCCATGGTTTCACTTTTTATTGTTACTTTGATATTGCCTTGAGCTTCTTCTGAGACTCCACTTACGTCTCCTTTAATAAATTTGACACCCATTTCTTGGCAGTCAGTATAATAGGTTTCGTAATCCTTTCCCGTGAGTCGGATATCTTTATAGCAGATTACGACTTCCGCGTTTGGATAAGCGCCCTTGATGTTTTTCGCATGTTTTAGGGCAATCATACAACAAATTTTCGAGCAGTACAAGTTAGTTGCCTTATCCCTTGAACCTACGCATTGGATCATAACCACTTTGTTCGGAATTTTTCCGTCGGAGGGGCGTTTAATTAATCCTTGTGTTGGTCCGCTTGGATCTAGCATCCGAGCAAGTTCTAACTGGGTGATAACGTTGGGGAATTTGCCGTAACCATAAAGTCCATTAGGCCTAAATTCTTCGAAACCAGTTGCAACAATAACCGTTCCAATTTCAACTTCGGTTTCGCCACCCTTTTCTTCGAGGTTTATCGCTTTCGTAGGGCAAATTTTGACACATTCACCGCATTTGTTGCAACTTTGGAGATCAATTACATATGTATGCGGGATCGCCTGCGTGAATGGAAGATAAATTGCCTTGCGCTTACTTAAACCGAGGTTAAATTCATCTGGAACTGTAATCGGGCAAACATTTTCGCATAAGCCACATGAAATGCAGAGCTTCTCGTTTACACAGCGTGGACGTTGCAAAATTTTAGCTTTGAAGTTACCAATGTAGCCTTCCAACTCCTTTACGACAGCTTGAGTATACAGCTTAATCCTCGGGTTAGTGGTAATCTCAGTTTTATACATACATTTTCTATGTAACTCAGCGGGTCTAGGAGAGATGCAAATGCCGCAGTCTTCTGTTGGAAAAACTCCACCCAGCTGAGCTACTTTACCGCCTATGTAGGGTTGTCTTTCAACTAAATGAACGTCAAAGCCATAGTCGGCTAGAGTAAGTGCCGCTTGGATGCCAGCAATTCCAGCACCGATAACTAGGGCGGACGGTTTTACCGACTGTTTGGTAAGTCCTATGACCTCAAGCAATTTTGAACGTTCAACCGAAGCTCTAACTAGGTGCTTAGCCTTAGAGGTGGCTTTTTCAGGTTCATGCATATGAGGCCAAGAGCAGTGTTCCCTCAAATTTGCCATTTCAAAAAGGAAGGGGTTCAAACCGGCTTCAGCCACTACCCGACGGAATGTGATTTCATGCAATCTTGGTGAACAGGATGCCACAACAACCCGATTCAGGTTGTAGTTCTTTATCGCATCTTTAATCATAGCTTGCCCGGTTTCTGAGCACATGAATTCGTAGTCAACCGCATAAACAACTCCTGGAATTTTTGAGGCGTACTCGCGTACTGCCTTACAATCTACTGATTTTGCAATGTTTAAGCCGCAGTGGCATACAAAAACTCCGATTCTGACGTCCTTTTCATTTACCACAGCAGATTCCCCTCCCTTACGGAAGCGAGCTTACCAGCTTCAGTTAGAAAATCTTGGGTCATGTTGCCAGAAAGCATCATTATTTGAACTCTGTTGGGCGAGAATCCGGCTTTCGCCAAAATTTTTCTAATAATGTCGATGCGAGATTGAGCTGTGGGTATGCCCTTCTCAAAATGACATCTCTCTTTGGGGCACCCCAAGATTAGCACGCCATCCACACCTTGCGCAAATGCATGTAGGACATGTGAAATTGAAAGGAGACTTTGGCACGGTATAATTACCGGAATTATTGATGGAGAGTACTGTTTACGATAATGCCCTAAACTATCAAGAACAGTGTATCCACATTCTTCGCAAGAGAGTGTAAGAATTAGTGGTTTAGGCCCGTCAATATCCTTGCTAAGAACCGCGGTTATCTGTCTTTGGATGATGTCTAGAGATGTGTTCACCATTGTAATTGCATGGTTCGGACAACTTGTTTCACATAATCCGCAGCTCTGGCAGACTTTTACGTCCACCTGCACGACGTTAGTTTCAGGATTTATGCTTATGGCTTGATATGGACAAACCTTAATGCAGATCTCACATTTTCCACAAAAATTACTGTTAATTAAGGGAACATTCAACGGTTTTTTAATGAACTTACTCATTGTTATAGCGGCTTTCGCCGCGGCTGCGCTTGCCTGCGCAACAGATTCCGGAATATCCTTCGGTCCCTCCGCACAACCACATAAATATATACCTGGAACCTTCGTTTCTACGCTACTCACTTTACGATCAAGCTCACGGAAGAAACCTTCTGGTCCAACTTCTAAACCTAAAATGCGCGCTAGCTCCTTAACACCTTTTGAAGGTACCATTGCACATGAGAGGACGACTAAGTCTGCCTCAATTGCTCGTTTATCACCGTTAGGAGATTGGTACTCTATGGTAAGCTTCCCAGTTTCCTTATCTTGGGTTACTAAGGTCACATTACCTTCGACAAATTTTAATCCAAATCTTTCCCTTGCATTAACGTAGTACTCTTCAAAGCCTTTTCCAGCAGCTCTAATATCTTTATAAATAATAGTTATGTCAGCCTCGGGATCTTGCTCAATTTTTATCAGAACAGAGTTTTTCATCGCTGCCATGCAGCAATAGCGTGAACAATAGGCGTTAATGTATGGGTCTCTTGAGCCAACACATTGAATCATCACAATTCTTTTGGGAGGACGCCCATCTGATACTCTCTTCAA
It contains:
- a CDS encoding type II toxin-antitoxin system VapC family toxin — protein: MNAKLVYLDTSSIVKRYIEEKGSQVVDVVYAKAESGELRFTFSIWNIGETFGVFDRYASKGFLTNDALKTALLDFISESTKMVRLGSLQILPMTMKSIVESWMLVIKHHIYQADALQISTSREVKCDLLLSADQRLIQVAENEGIKAINIEAQPEKALALVGKA
- a CDS encoding CooT family nickel-binding protein, which gives rise to MCEFSVYLKAGIREEKIAEDITSVKLEDGVLVLRDVLGTTKNVNNAIIGDLNVDKEVMHLRQLPVLSQLMNFIRIYERCLTEERYVEELETAWDEVKAKGDSVIRGLWIKYVKR
- a CDS encoding CoA-binding protein, whose amino-acid sequence is MFNKDELDNFFNAKSVAVIGASETPGKIGYEVLRSLSQYGYKGRVYPVTPKSKEILGVKCYPSVQSLPETVDLAVFTLSSVLVPGLLQECGEKGVKNVVIVSGGFQELGGQYQEIQTKVVEIAKKYGIRIIGPNCIGVFNSKNRLDTFFQSHERMTRPPLGPIAFLTQSGTFGCTMLEWAAESGVGISKFVSYGNRCDVDEADLIRYLGADTDTKVIAIYLESIQNGRKFMAAVQEVLPHKPIVVLKAGKTDWGSRAARSHTGQLAGSYQVCEAAFKQSGLIEAKNFEELFDMAKALALQPPAAGNRIAMVTNGAGPCVMAADACVERGLVLAKYQSETIRKLKSVFPPYYVVENPVDLTGSATSQDYEVAIQHLAQDQKVDLIMPFFVFQDTPLDEKIVEVIPKMTQYGKPIVCCASGGQYTKAQAGILERRGIPVFPIPERAVAAAYALVRYGTIIRRC
- a CDS encoding MMPL family transporter, with protein sequence MIFDSLARIIVKFHKVIIILWLITLVAALPLASQMNSVIVYTESHAIPSHYPSEQARYVAAREFPNWPNTSAVLVIKADDVRSDQIRHYVIRLNQTIWMNPNISHLQNVTSIYNIYLVLLRSYVNKTNEVLYDIRHNVILALGSSASEEEIEDTTIKLAAPLLNATDDTKKEILRAIYRLGPHAYDNHGRKGYTRAVLMLADRILWRYSIEDYPVQPWGQLYHQFVSDDNQTMIISFGFSQSARNPSVETSVGVIRSDAQRLAEEMSLDIGQDLNVYLTGEPAFNADTRKIAVAAMEKVDIVAIGLIVFIIGIFFISLVAAATPPLIIGVVLIAAQALVYFVGKYVAPVFFLGPDIMRMAMLGAGCDYGIFMLSRYRDERRIGHSKEEAVMETVRWVGEAITGSAGTTMVGFGSLAVVPFSLFQTMGLCVMIGIGCALLAALTLIPSLLALFGDRLFWPRKLQKPQSSGDRKESGYFVRSTKFTLKHAKLILIIAMLATLPAVYVMAISPSSYDSIVIMPQCEAKDGYYALTTGFPRGQILQTQVYIQFDTKICWWRNTRDGTGTNFNYKLLEAVDTLTHRLLAVEGVANVSSPTMPYGKHVTWWKLGDNARNPMKPIETRKSYEQMVLSYISHNNQTAMLQITLSYEPYSLEAMNTVRQIRNLINKLQGEVVALRNTKIYIGGATQANMDLMDCVNTNFVYVVAVLMAGIFLILLFMLGSVLLPIRLIFTIILSFIWTMALTTIVVQAWLNIPIYWFIPVMLFTVVNGLGMDYDIFLVSRIREEVVKGRNDEKAIEVGVERTGGIITACGLVMAGALGSFIFSGFPILIEIGFAIAVAILLDTWLVRIYLVPAIMLLMKKWNWWAPGPLMRVKGQSRREVR
- a CDS encoding AAA family ATPase, whose product is MAFNIAVSGKGGTGKTTIAGLIIRLLSERTNKTILAIDADPNANLNEVLGVSVNKAVGDIREDLLKIKDQLSPGMSKEEYLNYTIQQALTEAKHFDLLVMGRPEGPGCYCYVNSILRKIVDRLSDKYDIVVMDAEAGLEHFSRRTTKDVDVLLITTDPTSRGIMTAKRVKKLIQELHTKVRYMYVIANRTPPSLAPVLEKEIEEAGLELIGTVPEDPKVLEYDFQGKPLVELPESSEALRAVAQILQKLPLPFQI
- a CDS encoding hydrogenase iron-sulfur subunit, with the protein product MSEKSETFEPVIVAFCCWWCSYGAADLAGTSKLDYPTNVRIVRVPCSGRVGPMHVLHAFQRGADGVIVAGCLKGQCHYVDGNLRSEKRVLLLKKILEDLGLSEKRLEMIFVSAAMAPEFVRLVTDFSNQVRELGPNPLRGIRAITITEKREALIEILSTISKITSKEPSLIVPELEYQIFGEPIIDEKKCTVCGSCVNVCPEGAIILEEGREKHIVKHYHSFCSVCKKCEEICPEKAIKIINILDLRRLVAKIDKIDRIGNLTKCKICGRFFASEDLMLSLKNKESIHRVSPELLEICEKCRRKTALTHLGMLTTTAGTI
- a CDS encoding amino acid permease, which gives rise to MDIEGKNAVSATGEKAVLPRVMNVFDATLFYVAAIVSIGWLASAAAIGVPSLTLWLIAAITFFIPHAYVAAELGTALPGEGGIYLWTKEAMGNFAGFMCGWFYWVNNFFYFPMTVIALVTILFAFYARELVQDMPVITTVAIAVFWLISIAGIIGLKVGKWIPNIGGLCKVALGAIVLGLCFSYAIFHGIANDFAISNWVPTINMVWAPQAPLFSFAFAFAGFEILSSLGDECKNPRKDVPRAIFLTAIISALIYIVGTLAILVVIPYSEINILTGMIDAIRYVLRLYGAETAIYFIGFLIVLISLGTLSTWILGPVRILFCTGLDKRLPSIFGHVNEKFKTPDFALLVQAIIATVLLSFGYFYPKEAVTTFYWTLFSLCAILYFIPYLFMFVDVVLLRWKRPEMPRKVRIPGGLAGVLAISALGFLVTLISIGFAFIPPPETELLAYEFQILGGTLAFLVAGILLYVASEFIWRK